A single window of Neospora caninum Liverpool complete genome, chromosome XII DNA harbors:
- a CDS encoding putative flap endonuclease-1, whose protein sequence is MGIRGLGKFVGDFAPRAIKRQEVGSFTGRVIAIDASMSLYQFMVAIRDGNSFGNFTNDAGDCTSHIAGMLNRAIRLLEQGIRPVYVFDGKPPELKSGELAKRREVRESAQVAAEKAREEGNAEELRKQIVRSVRVSQQHNDDIKRLLRLMGLPVVEAPCEAEAQCAELTKHKKVWATATEDADALTFGATRLIRNLTFSERTGSSASASAILVIDLPTLLEELKFSQEQFIDFCILCGCDYCGTLKGVGAKTAYGLIREHGSVEKILEVVDPQKIPEAFCFQEARAFFRNPDVTPADQIQLTWGEVDVEGLKTFLVKENQFNEQRVENYIARLKKARGKTAQTRLESFFGAAVTKSSSLMHKQQAEKQKELEKKKSRSVRGFAAPKAKAAVRTPGEAAKRDKPHAGDEERAKKRVKRDETESEGAKKAATEAEKESETETPEKTEPKDETEKTEAKEDTKTAKEEKEQGEKTEETEKVDKEATENESKKTSKSSGCDEAAAGSPGNRKRLSLLFAEKTGVSTTYGNDLFAEGEGEENVAPSEARA, encoded by the exons ATGGGGATTCGAGGCTTGGGAAAGTTCGTGGGAGACTTCGCCCCGCGCGCTATCAAGCGACAGGAGGTGGGAAGTTTCACTGGACGCGTCATCGCCATCGACGCTTCCATGTCTCTCTACCAATTCATGGTTGCTATTCGAGACGGAAACTCCTTTGGGAACTTCACGAACGACGCCGGCGACTGCACTTCGCACATCGCCGGAATGCTAAACAGAGCCATCCG GTTGCTGGAGCAGGGGATTCGTCCGGTGTATGTGTTTGACGGCAAGCCGCCCGAGCTGAAGTCTGGGGAGctggcgaagcggcgagaggtGCGTGAGTCTGCGCAGGtggcggcggagaaggcgcgcgaggaggGGAACGCCGAAGAGCTTCGGAAACAGATTGTGCGCTCCGTTCGCGTGTCTCAGCAACACAACGACGACATCAAGCGTCTGCTCCGGCTAATGGGCTTGCCTGTGGTGGAGGCGCCTtgcgaggcggaggcgcagtGCGCGGAGTTGACAAAGCACAAGAAGGTTTGGGCGACCGcgacggaagacgcggatGCGCTCACGTTCGGGGCCACGCGGCTGATTCGGAACTTGACGTTTTCGGAGAGGACAGgttcgtctgcctcggcgtctgcGATTCTGGTGATCGATTTGCCTACGCTTCTTGAGGAACTGAAGTTTTCCCAGGAACAGTTCATCGACTTCTGCATTTTGTGCGGATGCGACTACTGCGGAACGTTGAAGGGCGTCGGCGCCAAGACTGCGTACGGCCTGATTCGCGAGCACGGATCAGTCGAGAAGATTCTCGAAGTTGTGGATCCACAGAAGATCCCCGAGGCCTTCTGCTTCCAGGAGGCACGCGCGTTTTTCCGGAACCCAGACGTGACGCCTGCCGACCAGATCCAGCTAACCTGGGGCGAAGTCGACGTCGAAGGCCTCAAGACTTTCCTAGTCAAG GAAAACCAGTTCAACGAACAGCGCGTCGAGAATTACATTGCGCGTTTGAAGAAGGCGCGTGGGAAGACAGCCCAGACGCGACTGGAGTCGTTTTTCGGCGCGGCCGTGACGAAGTCCTCTTCGTTGATGCACAAGCAACAAgcggagaagcaaaaggagctcgagaagaagaagagccgcagCGTCCGGGGGTTTGCTGCGCCCAAGGCGAAGGCAGCTGTACGCACACCTGgtgaggcggcgaagcgcgacAAGCCGCACGCCGGggacgaagaacgcgcgaaaaagagagtgaaacgcgacgagacagagagcgagggagcaAAGAAAGCcgcgacagaggcagagaaagaaagcgagacagagacaccggagaagacagaaccgaaggacgaaacggagaagacagaggcgaaggaagacacgaagacagcgaaagaggaaaaagagcagggagagaagaccgaggagacagagaaggtggataaggaagcgacggaaaacgagagcaAGAAGACTTCCAAGAGTTCAGGATGTGACGAAGCAGCTGCAGGCTCACCGGGGAACCGGAAgcgtctgtcgcttctctttgcagagaaaacgggcgTTTCGACGACCTACGGAAACGACCTCTTTgccgagggcgaaggagaggaaaacgtcGCGCCCAGTGAGGCACGTGCTTAG
- a CDS encoding Cation efflux system permease, related has product MPRSRKRGGPKPAATSEMMPAPSSSCWAEKTSREASSAATTLPPLSGAPSSCCSRSNTASMHAGDERVSSAPDPQDADLLTASASTPPLDVHEHETNHASGASSACGEKRPPEEKQRMSRDACGASPCHSSETRCVHGNDPRASAFASFLACDGDSRELRIQTVPPSPLGAHQEDARPQWPFPPKYPETSCAAPQRDAAPFRDAHAPASLDATFPAVYVHSRHSPAEGSGACEDHGTRCPDTRGCGGGRGDRIRRESCCDAQRNEAGEGRETGTQRARRKLVMASMVCCVFMFVEIVAGVLANSLALMTDASHLLSDLCAFLISLFALWVSELKGNPSMSFGYHRAEILGALLSVFLIWVLTAVLIYAACFRVFDPPQVDGQLMFWTALLGTLANLFMTHILKVHTHGIGQVHAHESHDAESHGCCENGALRPLRNLERGRCDGHECAESSGRGELDAAAGEKREASSHGCCDRLGLGTAWSRRPSAASGAGSADLSPGVSVEIRGVDRPSREGKRRPVSASSAGSTCASGDIYVRLDEEIDSERNYENMNLRAAYIHALGDLLQNIGVMIASALIWWRPNWAIADPICTFIFSIFVLFTTLSILKEALNVLMEGTPVGIDARALQEDLLLIPGVVEVHDLHVWSLSVGKPSLACHVVVENEDVARSVLRKATVLCQRKYAILHTTIQTDFSSDKKTCETEAHQKCSDPMKVFRG; this is encoded by the exons ATGCCGCGATCGAGGAAGCGCGGCGGCCCCAAGCCGGCCGCGACGTCGGAGATGATGCCtgcgccgtcgtcttcgtgttGGGCCGAAAAGACCTCCCGTGAGGCGTCGAGCGCAGCCACTACcttgccgcctctctctggagcgCCTTCGAGCTGTTGCTCCCGCAGCAACACAGCGTCGATGCATGCGGGCGACGAGCGCGTGTCTTCAGCTCCTGACCCTCAAGACGCGGATCTCCTCactgcctcggcgtcgaCGCCTCCGCTCGATGTTCACGAGCACGAGACCAACCACGCGAGCGGAGCGTCTTCTGCGtgcggcgagaaacgccctcctgaagagaaacaaagaatGTCTCGAGACGCGTGCGGTGCCTCGCCTTGTCACTCGAGCGAGACGCGTTGCGTGCACGGGAATGACCCGCGAGCTTCtgcgtttgcttcttttcttgccTGCGACGGCGATTCGCGAGAACTGAGGATCCAGACCGTCCCACCCTCCCCGCTGGGGGCGCAtcaggaagacgcgcggccACAATGGCCGTTTCCGCCCAAGTACCCGGAGACGAGCTGCGCAgccccgcagagagacgctgcgccGTTCCgcgacgcgcatgcgccggcgaGCCTCGACGCGACCTTTCCtgcagtgtatgtacactcgcGCCACAGTCCCGCGGAGGGTTCGGGCGCGTGCGAGGACCACGGCACGCGGTGTCCGGACACCCGAGGGTGTGGCGGgggccgaggagacagaatcCGGCGCGAGAGCTGTTGCGACGCGCAGCGAAACGAGGCTGGGGAAGGCCGCGAAACTGGGACTCAGCGAGCGCGGAGGAAACTCGTGATGGCGTCGATGGTCTGTTGCGTCTTCATGTTTGTGGAGATTGTCGCGGGTGTCCTGGCGAACTCGCTCGCGCTCATGACCGACGCCTCCCACCTCCTCTCCGacctctgcgcgtttctcatCAG CTTGTTTGCGTTGTGGGTTTCGGAGTTGAAGGGGAACCCGTCGATGTCTTTCGGGTATCACCGCGCAGAGATTCTCGGAGCGCTCTTGTCGGTTTTTCTGATTTGGGTGTTGACGGCGGTGTTGATCTACGCGGCgtgcttccgcgtctttgATCCGCCGCAAGTCGACGGCCAGCTGATGTTTTGGACAGCGCTCCTCGGGACGCTCGCGAACTTGTTCATGACGCACATCCTGAAGGTTCACACGCACGGGATCGGACAAGTCCACGCCCACGAGAGTCACGACGCGGAGTCTCACGGCTGCTGCGAAAACGGCGCGCTCCGACCGCTGCGGAACTTGGAGCGCGGGCGGTGCGACGGACACGAGTGCGCGGAGTCCTCAGGTCGCGGCGAACTCGACGCAGCcgcaggagaaaagcgcgaaGCGAGCTCCCACGGATGCTGCGACAGACTCGGTTTAGGGACAGCCTGGAGTCGCCGGCCGTCTGCAGCGAGCGGAGCGGGAAGTGCGGATCTCtcgccgggtgtctccgtggAGATTCGCGGCGTCGACAGGCCGAGTcgggaagggaaacgcagacCCGTCAGCGCAAGCAGCGCCGGAAGCACGTGCGCGTCCGGAGACATCTACGTGCGTCTCGATGAAGAAATCGACTCGGAGCGAAACTACGAAAACATGAATCTCCGAGCGGCGTACATCCACGCCCTCGGCGACCTCCTCCAAAACATCGGCGTCATGATTGCCTCCGCACTCATCTG GTGGCGACCTAACTGGGCGATCGCCGATCCAATTTGCACTTTCATTTTCTCCATCTTTGTGCTCTTCACCACGCTGTCGATCCTGAAGGAA GCTCTGAATGTGCTGATGGAGGGAACGCCTGTGGGGATCGACGCGCGAGCGCTGCAAGAGGATCTGTTGCTCATCCCGGGCGTCGTCGAAGTTCACGACCTCCACGTTTGGTCACTGTCAGTCGGGAAACCTTCTCTGGCTTGCCACGTCGTCGTCG AAAATGAAGACGTCGCCCGAAGCGTCTTGCGAAAGGCGACAGTCCTTTGCCAGCGCAAATACGCGATTCTTCACACGACAATTCAG ACGGACTTCTCTTCGGACAAGAAGACGTGCGAAACGGAAGCCCACCAAAAGTGCAGCGATCCGATGAAAGTTTTTCGCGGCTag
- a CDS encoding cDNA clone:001-047-D04, full insert sequence,related: MGRDKAGARGAFLGPGRLAREFALLQKQGGVPHVQLRPDLNDMLTWHFVLHDLPADSPYHGGVYHGKLVFPTSYPFAPPSIFMLTPSGRFEVNQRLCMSMSDFHPESWNPSWRLETLATGFLSFMLGAFSRDSFGRVKRSENPKAIAFTTPVCNDARPRGAILRRRAALRESR, translated from the exons ATGGGTCGCGATAAGGCGGGTGCGCGAGGGGCGTTTCTGGGGCCTggccgcctcgctcgcgagTTCGCCCTCCTGCAAAAGCAGGGCGGGGTTCCCCACGTCCAGTTGCGACCGGACCTGAACGACATGCTCACCTGGCATTTCGTCCT GCACGATCTCCCTGCCGATTCGCCTTACCACGGGGGCGTCTACCACGGCAAGCTG GTCTTCCCTACGAGCTACCCCTTTGCGCCCCCGTCGATTTTCATGCTCACGCCAAGCGGTCGCTTCGAAGTCAACCAGCGACTGTGCATGTCCATGAGTGATTTTCACCCg GAGTCGTGGAATCCCTCGTGGAGGCTGGAGACCCTCGCCACGGGCTTTCTCAGTTTCATGCTCGGTGCGTTCTCTCGGGATTCCTTCGGGCGAGTGAAAAGGAGCGAAAACCCGAAGGCGATTGCGTTTACAACTCCGGTTTGCAATGACGCTCGACCACGCGGGGCGATATTGCGACGCCGGGCGGCTCTCAGAGAATCACGCTAG
- a CDS encoding GH18885, related, with translation MKRLVFPCAFVPAALVLLAGGPAAVSPAFAFFTDLVAEEETAASLMSGTSMRGADFSGSRKESAPKRAVSPEVPKPTQKVKEESSQSEETVKGESSQSEETVKGESSQSEETVKEESSQSEETVKGESPQSEETVRGESSQSEETVRGESSQSEETVRGESSQSEETVRGESSQSEETVRGESSQTDEAAEAETPVEGPEAAEAETPVKGPEAAEAETPVKGPEAAEAETPVEGPEAAEAETPVEGPEAPEREAAITSVVESVDEAGDFLRARQVESGQFEDASQYKPGEEANSPNSLSLALSSVVFAFLSLVTSALEFNSGKKSTDVKIYDPTEAEE, from the coding sequence aTGAAGCGACTGGTGTTCCCCTGCGCGTTCGTCCCCGCAGCGCTTGTGCTGCTTGCCGGTGGTCCCGCTGCGGTGTCCCCGGCGTTCGCTTTTTTCACCGATTTGGTTGCCGAAGAGGAAACTGCGGCGTCTCTCATGAGCGGTACGTCTATGCGAGGCGCTGATTTCTCCGGCTCTCGCAAAGAAAGTGCGCCCAAGAGAGCCGTCTCGCCGGAGGTGCCGAAGCCCACGCAGAAAGTCAAGGAAGAGTCTTCGCAGTCTGAGGAGACAGTCAAGGGAGAGTCTTCGCAGTCTGAGGAGACAGTCAAGGGAGAGTCTTCGCAGTCTGAGGAGACAGTCAAGGAAGAGTCTTCGCAGTCTGAGGAGACAGTCAAGGGAGAGTCTCCGCAGtcggaggagacagtcagGGGAGAGTCTTCGCAGtcggaggagacagtcagGGGAGAGTCTTCGCAGtcggaggagacagtcagGGGAGAGTCTTCGCAGTCTGAGGAGACAGTCAGGGGAGAGTCTTCGCAGTCTGAGGAGACAGTCAGGGGAGAGTCTTCGCAGACtgacgaggcggcggaggcagagacgcccgtgGAAGGtccggaggcggcggaggcagagacgcccgtgAAAGGtccggaggcggcggaggcagagacgcccgtgAAAGGtccggaggcggcggaggcagagacgcccgtgGAAGGtccggaggcggcggaggcagagacgcccgtgGAAGGTccggaggcgccggagcgcGAAGCAGCAATCACCTCCGTGGTGGAATCCGTGGATGAGGCGGGCGATTTCCTGAGGGCTCGTCAGGTTGAAAGTGGTCAGTTCGAGGATGCCAGCCAGTACAAACCTGGCGAGGAAGCCAACAGTCCCAATTCCCTCTCGCTGGCGCTCTCATCTGTGGTTTTCGCGTTCTTGTCTCTGGTGACGAGCGCGCTCGAATTCAACTCCGGTAAGAAGAGTACAGACGTCAAAATCTATGACCCCACGGAGGCCGAAGAATAG
- a CDS encoding putative ATPase, AAA family domain containing protein produces MEGALGESIRRETIVIDSDEDGDGEDREMRKEGLGEIDEINAACMRKGGGNPQSEACLEDSWRETRDGAEEQDETFQLEEDDLRLFSEEQQIEWLEEESARETPRVFFMWNSQEKCFQQISHPTEQHLSQASYASRLSQQPNSLLPSSTSVSSSSSSTLSSSSVSSPSLVLGVPSSGARIRGLPAWFCVPLEHRSKEAVNALWRDVLRHTQVYNSLQNGGAPRRLPAGSSGTSPSTAEPPCSPAACLPAAPSAGLATASADSEDMQLRYPPWLYLSRGTLPSPAHASDVWQEIRRDVAAFLKKGETRRRSAGATENPRGPLDAKAASPGTGKCASFPESSLPSSEGDRGYELSGQEGDRRQGADSGTKGECFPGKEARDEAAGLCHLPAAASASLAKGPSVKRETRNQASFVANLLRHASGKTSLRPNAPPNPSQPASGRLAFRPASSSASFSRALMPTARPRDGDAGEDRGAGLAFPPKKKFASLASAESKPSVPGLAGSSRGSQAAPYPRFSVASLAAKAVLKKPPQREGEQALRCSQSGTHGTDEKARERGESSPFTGDSAGSGDARRRDTQVYVPLAERLRPTSLDEFVGQTESIQGGRGSVRELMEAGHIPSLILWGPPGCGKTTLALLAGRCTNRKSPLSLPPVFKKMSAVTCGVNDVRKVVQEALTLRATTKQKTILFLDEIHRFNKAQQDALLPHVESGTVTLIGATTENPSFEVNRALLSRCRVCKLEPLTEDNLTVILQRAAKEENVTVTEAAVRVLCRLADGDARRALNMLENAIHHERSEVKTKDASKQQREACPQPLHSSSPPPSASPPSPSPSQAPPGCLSSREDGVCRERQETVVDVSSLESVATKSHLIYDKNRDCYYDLISALHKSVRGSDEHAAVYYLTRMLEAGEDPLKIARRIVRMASEDIGLADPSALPLCVAAYQASHFTGMPECSTALAMAVIYLCKCPKSNAVDLAYSKAKSLIQEHPDAPVPLHLRNAPTKLMAQLGYGRGYVHTNQPAATLPQFQSADYRAQTYLPEALLGTKIVPNIGRPASRGGWCPQ; encoded by the exons ATGGAGGGCGCGCTCGGAGAGAGCATACGTCGAGAGACCATCGTGATTGActccgacgaagacggagatggcgaagacagggaaaTGCGGAAGGAGGGTTTGGGCGAAATAGACGAAATAAAtgctgcgtgcatgcggaaGGGGGGCGGGAATCCGCAGAGCGAGGCCTGTCTCGAGGActcgtggagagagacgcgagacggagCAGAGGAGCAAGACGAAACATTCCAGTTGGAGGAAGACGACTTGCGGCTTTTTTCCGAAGAACAACAGATTGAGTGGCTAGAAGAAGAGAGTGCACGCGAGACGCCTCGCGTGTTTTTTATGTGGAACAGCCAGGAGAAATGTTTTCAACAAATTTCTCACCCCACTGAGCAACATCTCTCACAGGCCAGCTatgcgtctcgtctctcacAACAGCCAaactctctccttccctcttctacctctgtttcttcctcttcttcctctactttgtcctcttcttctgtctcttctccgtctctcgttctGGGGGTTCCGAGTTCGGGAGCGCGCATTCGAGGTTTGCCTGCCTGGTTTTGTGTGCCTCTGGAGCACCGCTCTAAGGAGGCGGTGAACGCCCTGTGGCGAGACGTCCTGCGACACACCCAAGTCTACAACTCGCTGCAGAACGGCggcgctcctcgccgtcttccggcGGGTTCTTCCGGGACTTCTCCGTCGACGGCGGAGCCTCCCTGCTCGCCGGCTGCTTGTCTCCCCGCCGCCCCGTCCGCGGGCCTCGCCACCGCGTCAGCAGACTCAGAGGACATGCAGCTCCGCTATCCTCCGTGGCTGTACCTCTCGCGGGGCACTCTGCCCTCacctgcgcatgcaagcgaCGTTTGGCAAGAGATTCGCCGCGACGTGGCAGCCTTTttgaagaagggagagacgcgaaggcgtTCCGCAGGCGCGACAGAAAACCCCAGGGGTCCGCTGGACGCGAAAGCAGCGAGCCCGGGAACGGGAAAGTGCGCGAGTTTCCCGgagtcttctctgccgtccagcgaaggagacagaggctaCGAACTCTCCGGTCAAGAAGGGGACCGACGGCAAGGCGCCGACAGTGGAACAAAGGGTGAGTGCTTCCCAGgcaaggaagcgagagacgaggccgcgGGGCTTTGCCATCTTCCCGCTGCggcctctgcctctctcgccaaAGGTCCATCGGTGAAACGCGAAACCCGGAACCAAGCTTCTTTCGTCGCGAATCTTTTGCGGCATGCGAGTGGCAAAACGAGTCTCAGACCGAACGCTCCCCCAAACCCTTCGCAGCCTGCGTCCGGCCGCCTGGCTTTTcgtcctgcctcttcttcggcgtctttctcgcgagCTCTGATGCCGACGGCCCGAccgcgagacggagacgcgggcgaggaTCGGGGCGCGGGTCTCGCTTTCCCGCCAAAGAAGAAATTCGCGTCCCTCGCGAGCGCAGAATCGAAGCCTTCTGTTCCAGGACTCGCCGGCTCGTCGCGGGGTTCCCAGGCTGCGCCCTACCCGCggttttctgtcgcttccctggcggcgaaggcggtcttgaagaagccgccgcaacgcgaaggcgagcaggcACTGCGGTGTTCTCAGAGCGGAACTCACGGAACCGACGAGAAGgcccgcgagcgaggagaaagttCGCCTTTCACTGGGGACAGCGCGggaagtggagacgcgcgccgacgagacacacaggTGTACGTGCCTTTGGCGGAACGTCTGCGGCCTACG TCGCTAGACGAGTTTGTCGGGCAAACGGAAAGCATCCAAGGAGGCCGCGGGTCGGTTCGAGAGCTCATGGAG GCTGGTCACATTCCCTCATTGATTCTCTGGGGTCCTCCGGGCTGCGGCAAGACGACCCTCGCGCTTCTGGCCGGGCGGTGCACGAACCGAAagtcgccgctctctctgcctcccgtGTTCAAAAAGATGTCTGCTGTGACTTGTGGAGTGAACGACGTGCGGAAG gTTGTTCAAGAGGCTCTCACGCTtcgggcgacgacgaagcagaaaaccattctcttcctcgacgaAATCCATCGCTTCAACAAG GCGCAACAGGACGCGCTGTTGCCCCACGTCGAGAGTGGAACGGTCACTCTCATTGGCGCCACGACGGAAAACCC GTCTTTTGAAGTCAACCGAGCACTTCTCTCACGCTGTCGCGTTTGCAAGCTGGAGCCTCTCACCGAAGACAACCTAACGGTCATTCTCCAGCGcgcggcgaaagaggaaaa cgTGACGGTCACCGAGGCAGCCGTCCGGGTGCTCTGCA GACTGGCCGACGGCGATGCCAGGCGTGCCCTCAACAT GCTAGAGAACGCAATCCACCACGAACGCTCAGAGGTAAAAACCAAGGATGCAAGCAAGCAGCAGCGCGAGGCATGCCCACAGCCTCTccattcttcttcccctcctccgtcagcctctcctccgtccccCTCTCCGTCCCAAGCGCCTCCCGGGTGTTTGAGTTCTCGAGAAGACGGCGTCtgtcgcgagagacaggagactgTTGTGgatgtctcttctctggagagCGTAG CAACGAAATCTCATCTCATTTATGACAAGAATCGGGACTGCTACTACGACTTGATTTCTGCTCTTCATAAGAGTGTTCGGG gaAGTGACGAACACGCCGCAGTGTATTACCTCACCCGGATGCTCGAAGCGGGTGAAGATCCTCTCAAGATTGCTCGCCGTATTGTCCGAATGGCGTCTGAG GATATCGGGCTGGCAGATCCTTCAGCTTTACCCCTCTGTGTCGCAGCCTACCAGGCGTCGCACTTCACAGGAATGCCCGAATGTTCGACGGCTCTCGCCATGGCAGTCATCTATCTGTGCAAATGCCCAAAATCCAATGCCGTTGACCTGG CGTACAGTAAAGCCAAGAGTCTCATCCAGGAACATCCAGATGCACCAGTTCCGCTTCATCTTCGGAATGCTCCCACGAAACTCATGGCGCAACTTGGCTACGGGCGCGGCTACGTCCACACCAACCAGCCTGCGGCGACTCTGCCGCAGTTCCAGTCTGCGGACTATCGCGCACAAACGTACCTCCCCGAGGCGCTCCTCGGCACCAAAATCGTTCCGAATATAGGCCGACCCGCCTCTCGGGGTGGCTGGTGTCCACAGTAG